One region of Athene noctua chromosome 18, bAthNoc1.hap1.1, whole genome shotgun sequence genomic DNA includes:
- the ST6GALNAC2 gene encoding alpha-N-acetylgalactosaminide alpha-2,6-sialyltransferase 2 isoform X2, whose amino-acid sequence MGSPHWKRLCLLLLAGLTSSLLLYGHYYATVESTTSQRIIASGKSFKPSAELKEPKPSRKQPSTCLHSVMARAKADPKFGEIFRFDTPVLMWDQHFTPEAWDRLKTRHVPYGWQGLSQEVVSSTLQLLNASANRHLFDRDIFPGGCIRCAVVGNGGILNGSRQGKAIDAHDLVFRLNGAVIKGFEEDVGTKISFYGFTVNTMKNSLIAYEEYGFTQIPQAKDLRYIFIPSDFRDYVMLKSAIQGSSVPEGSDKGDDPQKYFGPEASAEKFKLLHPDFLQYLTARFLRSELLNTQYGSLYMPSTGALMLLTALHTCDQVSAYGFITANYEQFSDHYYELEKKPLVFYANHDMMLEAALWRSLHRAGIMTLYQR is encoded by the exons ATGGGGTCCCCACACTGGAAACGGCTCTGCCTTTTGCTCCTGGCAGGTTTAACATCCTCCCTGCTCCTCTACGGTCACTACTACGCTACGGTGGAGTCGACCACTAGCCAGAGGATCATAGCCAG TGGGAAGTCCTTCAAGCCTTCTGCCGAGCTGAAGGAGCCCAAGCCCAGCAGAAAGCAG ccaaGCACATGCCTCCACTCGGTGATGGCCAGAGCAAAGGCAGACCCCAAGTTTGGGGAGATCTTCCGCTTCGACACCCCTGTGCTGATGTGGGACCAGCACTTCACCCCGGAGGCCTGGGACAGGCTGAAGACACGACATGTCCCCTATGGATGGCAAGGATTGTCTCAGGAAG TGGTGAGCAGCACCCTCCAGCTCCTCAACGCCTCCGCCAACAGGCACCTCTTCGACAGGGACATCTTCCCCGGGGGCTGCATCCGCTGCGCTGTGGTGGGCAACGGCGGCATCCTCAACGGCTCGCGGCAGGGCAAGGCGATCGACGCGCACGACCTGGTCTTCAG GCTTAATGGTGCCGTGATCAAAGGCTTCGAGGAGGACGTCGGGACCAAGATTTCTTTCTATGGCTTCACGGTGAACACCATGAAGAACTCCCTCATTGCCTACGAGGAGTACGGCTTCACCCAGATACCCCAGGCCAAG GACCTGAGGTACATCTTCATCCCCTCGGATTTCCGTGACTACGTCATGCTGAAGTCGGCCATCCAGGGCAGCTCAGTCCCCGAGGGCTCAGACAAGGGGGACGA cccacagaaatattttggacCAGAGGCATCTGCAGAGAAGTTCAAGCTGCTGCACCCAGATTTCTTGCAGTACCTGACAGCGAG GTTCCTGCGGTCGGAGCTGCTGAACACGCAGTACGGGTCGCTCTACATGCCCAGCACCGGCGCCCTCATGCTCCTCACTGCACTCCACACCTGCGACCAG GTCAGCGCCTACGGGTTCATCACTGCCAACTACGAGCAGTTCTCAGACCACTACTACGAGTTGGAGAAGAAACCGCTGGTGTTTTATGCCAACCACGACATGATGCTGGAGGCAGCACTGTGGAGGAGCCTGCACCGAGCGGGGATCATGACCCTCTACCAGCGGTGA
- the ST6GALNAC2 gene encoding alpha-N-acetylgalactosaminide alpha-2,6-sialyltransferase 2 isoform X1, whose amino-acid sequence MGSPHWKRLCLLLLAGLTSSLLLYGHYYATVESTTSQRIIASLLQPEPLVLAPLGTSHRATSRRRAPEGSLESGKSFKPSAELKEPKPSRKQPSTCLHSVMARAKADPKFGEIFRFDTPVLMWDQHFTPEAWDRLKTRHVPYGWQGLSQEVVSSTLQLLNASANRHLFDRDIFPGGCIRCAVVGNGGILNGSRQGKAIDAHDLVFRLNGAVIKGFEEDVGTKISFYGFTVNTMKNSLIAYEEYGFTQIPQAKDLRYIFIPSDFRDYVMLKSAIQGSSVPEGSDKGDDPQKYFGPEASAEKFKLLHPDFLQYLTARFLRSELLNTQYGSLYMPSTGALMLLTALHTCDQVSAYGFITANYEQFSDHYYELEKKPLVFYANHDMMLEAALWRSLHRAGIMTLYQR is encoded by the exons ATGGGGTCCCCACACTGGAAACGGCTCTGCCTTTTGCTCCTGGCAGGTTTAACATCCTCCCTGCTCCTCTACGGTCACTACTACGCTACGGTGGAGTCGACCACTAGCCAGAGGATCATAGCCAG cctgctgcagccggagccgcTGGTCCTGGCTCCGCTGGGGACATCACACCGAGCCACCAGCCGCAGACGGGCCCCTGAAGGCAGCTTGGAGAG TGGGAAGTCCTTCAAGCCTTCTGCCGAGCTGAAGGAGCCCAAGCCCAGCAGAAAGCAG ccaaGCACATGCCTCCACTCGGTGATGGCCAGAGCAAAGGCAGACCCCAAGTTTGGGGAGATCTTCCGCTTCGACACCCCTGTGCTGATGTGGGACCAGCACTTCACCCCGGAGGCCTGGGACAGGCTGAAGACACGACATGTCCCCTATGGATGGCAAGGATTGTCTCAGGAAG TGGTGAGCAGCACCCTCCAGCTCCTCAACGCCTCCGCCAACAGGCACCTCTTCGACAGGGACATCTTCCCCGGGGGCTGCATCCGCTGCGCTGTGGTGGGCAACGGCGGCATCCTCAACGGCTCGCGGCAGGGCAAGGCGATCGACGCGCACGACCTGGTCTTCAG GCTTAATGGTGCCGTGATCAAAGGCTTCGAGGAGGACGTCGGGACCAAGATTTCTTTCTATGGCTTCACGGTGAACACCATGAAGAACTCCCTCATTGCCTACGAGGAGTACGGCTTCACCCAGATACCCCAGGCCAAG GACCTGAGGTACATCTTCATCCCCTCGGATTTCCGTGACTACGTCATGCTGAAGTCGGCCATCCAGGGCAGCTCAGTCCCCGAGGGCTCAGACAAGGGGGACGA cccacagaaatattttggacCAGAGGCATCTGCAGAGAAGTTCAAGCTGCTGCACCCAGATTTCTTGCAGTACCTGACAGCGAG GTTCCTGCGGTCGGAGCTGCTGAACACGCAGTACGGGTCGCTCTACATGCCCAGCACCGGCGCCCTCATGCTCCTCACTGCACTCCACACCTGCGACCAG GTCAGCGCCTACGGGTTCATCACTGCCAACTACGAGCAGTTCTCAGACCACTACTACGAGTTGGAGAAGAAACCGCTGGTGTTTTATGCCAACCACGACATGATGCTGGAGGCAGCACTGTGGAGGAGCCTGCACCGAGCGGGGATCATGACCCTCTACCAGCGGTGA